The Malus domestica chromosome 17, GDT2T_hap1 genome contains the following window.
attggatagtagacatgagaaaataaactatcaaaccaaacaatgtggtcaagagtattagattagagaaagaccgtattgcatttgtaatcccagactgaataggttctccacctcttctgattagcttgggtaaccatgacatacggctaggtgtcactcatggtttgtggaagccctaaacgtgtgtaatcactaaagggagaattgaaaatagtttcaattcacaatcgatgtaaaatggttttaatcgcccactacctcgctaaaaggaacctaatggatcgtacaccgtgtaaggtagagatggacgaaataaatgaaatgagtaagattaattgaatggtttaattatttatggcaaggattaattaatatgttaattaatcaaacgaataagttcgttaaagactacgggatagttttggaccttaaggcccaatgggcttcgaacgtcaagcccattaacttaagttgtatgacaatttaatgaataaagattcattaaagcccaaaagcccaaaaatccctaaatggccagccatgatgaaatgaattagggttttggttgtttaggtcacttaaagaagtgactatataaatgattttatagccaaatattcattaagtgaaataagggtttatttttgggaaaattggtgataattgtctctccattttctctctaaagaggccaacaccttggaggtgattagctagtcatctaatcctccaaggtcactcattcatcatccaatctctccttggtgtagagacttagaggttctcaattttgggaacttggagaacctattcttccatacaaatccatggatctaagaagcaaggaatgaaggcccctatctctttgggtgattagcctttgcttatgcaaagaggaatctacaaaggtattaatttcaactcacttatttttgagttgattattggttcaccaatctactaggctttgaatttcatgggtaaatgttttgtttttgagtgcatgtaagcatgattccgcctttaattgttaattgcatgctatatgatgttgctcaaatgaacatgttttacaaaataattccttcaaatcCTTCCACAGCAATAGCAGAAATCCTGTAGTCTTTCATAACGAAATTCAATCCACGTATCTCTGTTGTTATCCCGTGGTATCCAGCATCCTGGAACCAAAGGCTTCTCAAAATCGACAACCACCTTAACACGAAGAAAACCTCTAGCTTTGGCAGGGTCCTCCATTTCCACAAACTCTCCAATTTCCTTAGCTAACCGTCGCACATTTAATTCAGTACTGAGGGAGAGAGGGACCCCCCGAATTTGTATCCAGAATGGGACCAATGCCATTTGAATATCCTCTATGGCTAAGTCTGGTGACCAACGCTTCACAGAAAAGTTCTGTTTCATTACAGCCCAAGGTACCTGATTCAGAATCTTCAGTGCCGTAATCTCATCTTGTGCTGTAATGATATAGGTATTGTCGTGGACCCATTTAATCTCCAAGACCCCCAGATCCTTCCAAGCCGAGCACAAGATATTCCTGACCCCCCACTTATTCAAAGATTTTCTCGTCAGCGCCGCCCCTACAAGCTTGACCCCACTTTCCATGGTTGACAGATCTAAAGAGTGCTCCAGATGCACCACCAAATTCTCCACATCCGATCGCTCCATTTTTCTTGTTCCGTTCTGAATCCGAGCTTTCTTTATATCACAATTTAGAGCGAAAACTAGACTACCACTCTGACAATAAGTGGGTCTCCTGATGCTGAAAATGAAACTTGAAATTTCAAGAAATTGTCCCCCCATATCCCTTCTGATCAGGTTC
Protein-coding sequences here:
- the LOC139193430 gene encoding uncharacterized protein At4g02000-like yields the protein MGGQFLEISSFIFSIRRPTYCQSGSLVFALNCDIKKARIQNGTRKMERSDVENLVVHLEHSLDLSTMESGVKLVGAALTRKSLNKWGVRNILCSAWKDLGVLEIKWVHDNTYIITAQDEITALKILNQVPWAVMKQNFSVKRWSPDLAIEDIQMALVPFWIQIRGVPLSLSTELNVRRLAKEIGEFVEMEDPAKARGFLRVKVVVDFEKPLVPGCWIPRDNNRDTWIEFRYERLQDFCYCCGRI